The Humulus lupulus chromosome 4, drHumLupu1.1, whole genome shotgun sequence genome has a window encoding:
- the LOC133830566 gene encoding geranylgeranyl diphosphate reductase, chloroplastic, whose amino-acid sequence MASIALKSFVGLRQSSLEKPQFTVQAKPLINVQTPRRFRVVAGKFSPKVSGRNLRVAIIGGGPAGGAAAETLAKGGIETFLIERKLDNCKPCGGAIPLCMVGEFDLPLDIIDRKVTKMKMISPSNVAVDIGRTLKPHEYIGMVRREVLDSYLRNRAMENGAKVINGLFLKMDMPKEDNAPYVLHFTEYDGKAGGTGDKRTMEVDAVIGADGANSRVAKAIGAGDYEYAIAFQERIKIPDDKMVYYEDLAEMYVGDDVSPDFYGWVFPKCDHVAVGTGTVTHKGDIKKFQLATRNRAKDKILGGKIIRVEAHPIPEHPRPRRLAGRVALVGDAAGYVTKCSGEGIYFAAKSGRMCAEAIVEGSENGKRMVDEGDLRKYLEKWDKTYWPTYKVLDILQKVFYRSNPAREAFVEMCADEYVQKMTFDSYLYKRVVPGNPLEDLKLAVNTIGSLVRANALRREMDKLRV is encoded by the exons ATGGCCTCCATTGCCCTCAAATCCTTCGTCGGCCTCCGCCAATCGTCGCTGGAGAAGCCCCAGTTCACCGTCCAAGCAAAACCCCTAATCAACGTCCAAACCCCTCGCCGATTCCGAGTCGTCGCCGGTAAATTCAGTCCTAAAGTTTCCGGCCGGAACCTGCGAGTTGCCATCATCGGCGGAGGACCAGCTGGTGGTGCCGCGGCTGAAACCCTCGCCAAGGGTGGGATCGAGACGTTCCTGATTGAGCGGAAGCTTGACAATTGCAAGCCATGCGGCGGAGCCATCCCGCTATGTATGGTTGGAGAGTTCGATTTGCCTCTGGACATAATCGACAGGAAGGTGACGAAGATGAAGATGATTTCGCCATCGAACGTCGCCGTCGATATCGGCCGGACACTGAAGCCGCACGAGTACATTGGGATGGTCCGGCGAGAGGTTCTGGACTCGTATTTGAGGAACCGGGCAATGGAGAATGGGGCTAAGGTGATCAATGGGTTGTTCTTGAAAATGGATATGCCTAAAGAGGATAACGCCCCGTACGTTCTGCACTTCACGGAGTATGATGGCAAGGCCGGTGGAACAGGGGATAAGCGGACAATGGAGGTGGATGCTGTGATTGGGGCCGATGGTGCTAATTCCAGAGTCGCTAAGGCCATCGGTGCAGGTGATTATGAATACGCCATTGCGTTTCAG GAAAGAATCAAAATCCCTGATGACAAAATGGTGTACTATGAGGACCTAGCTGAGATGTACGTAGGCGACGATGTTTCGCCTGACTTTTACGGCTGGGTTTTCCCCAAGTGTGATCATGTGGCTGTTGGTACTGGGACAGTGACACACAAAGGAGACATCAAGAAGTTCCAACTAGCAACAAGAAACCGTGCCAAGGACAAGATTTTAGGCGGCAAGATCATTCGAGTTGAAGCGCATCCGATCCCTGAACACCCCCGCCCTCGCAGGCTAGCGGGGAGAGTGGCCTTGGTTGGTGATGCAGCTGGTTATGTGACCAAATGCTCCGGCGAAGGCATCTATTTTGCAGCCAAGAGTGGGAGGATGTGTGCGGAGGCGATTGTGGAGGGTTCAGAGAATGGGAAGAGGATGGTAGATGAAGGGGACTTGAGGAAGTACTTGGAGAAGTGGGACAAGACTTACTGGCCTACTTACAAGGTGTTGGATATTTTGCAGAAGGTTTTCTACAGGTCTAACCCCGCGAGAGAGGCTTTTGTGGAGATGTGTGCAGATGAGTATGTGCAGAAGATGACTTTTGATAGCTATTTGTATAAGAGGGTTGTGCCTGGGAATCCATTGGAGGATTTGAAGTTGGCTGTGAATACTATTGGGAGCTTGGTGAGAGCTAATGCACTTAGGAGGGAGATGGATAAACTTAGGGTATGA